From Lates calcarifer isolate ASB-BC8 unplaced genomic scaffold, TLL_Latcal_v3 _unitig_4056_quiver_2010, whole genome shotgun sequence, a single genomic window includes:
- the LOC108896025 gene encoding uncharacterized protein LOC108896025 isoform X3, with protein MSHCCAPTFLRIQRRRPGQEWSTEPRLAASPLLDFYDAGLYLCGFYIDGQTVFRVINLRVQEGHDEPRDDMDGKKESKLTSEILTTVTVLHLMFSFGLVVKIRKLQTAAKEEHQNLRQRENVDSEYLMRLYSPTIRNRRPASEREVETHVIYTASRETQSGTDALSYYHSFSLTGV; from the exons atgtcacactgctgtgctcCAACATTTCTACGTATCCAACGACGACGACCTGGTCAAGAGTGGTCAACAGAACCGAGGCTGGCTGCGTCTCCTCTAT TGGACTTCTACGACGCGGGGCTGTACCTCTGTGGATTCTACATTGACGGACAGACAGTTTTCAGAGTGATCAATTTAAGAGTTCAAG AGGGTCATGATGAACCTCGTGATGACATGGATGGAAAAA AAGAGTCAAAGCTGACGAGTGAGATTCTGACCACTGTGACGGTTCTGCACTTAATGTTCAGCTTTGGTCTGGTTGTCAAAATAAGGAAGCTTCAGACAG cagctaaagaggaaCATCAGAATTTGCGACAGCGTGAG AATGTGGACTCTGAGTACCTGATGAGACTGTATTCACCAACAATAAGAAACAGGAGGCctgcatcagagagagaagtggagacTCATGTTATTTACACTGCCAGCAGAGAGACTCAGAGTGGAACTGATGCTTTATCTTATTATCATAGTTTCTCTTTGACTGGTGTTTGA
- the LOC108896025 gene encoding uncharacterized protein LOC108896025 isoform X2, producing MNTMKTFTFITALILCSLSWISVSVSETQTVESQPGLHVTLLCSNISTYPTTTTWSRVVNRTEAGCVSSMYGSNSNASYCDGFQRGKFEMTSNMSIVFLNINQVDFYDAGLYLCGFYIDGQTVFRVINLRVQEGHDEPRDDMDGKKESKLTSEILTTVTVLHLMFSFGLVVKIRKLQTAKEEHQNLRQRENVDSEYLMRLYSPTIRNRRPASEREVETHVIYTASRETQSGTDALSYYHSFSLTGV from the exons ATGAACACAATGAAGACCTTTACTTTCATAACAGCTTTAattctctgcagcctca gctggatctctgtctcagtgtctgagacTCAGACCGTGGAGAGCCAGCCTGGTCTCCatgtcacactgctgtgctcCAACATTTCTACGTATCCAACGACGACGACCTGGTCAAGAGTGGTCAACAGAACCGAGGCTGGCTGCGTCTCCTCTATGTACGGCTCGAATAGCAATGCTTCATACTGCGATGGATTTCAAAGAGGAAAATTTGAAATGACATCAAATATGTCCATTGTCTTTCTCAACATCAACCAAGTGGACTTCTACGACGCGGGGCTGTACCTCTGTGGATTCTACATTGACGGACAGACAGTTTTCAGAGTGATCAATTTAAGAGTTCAAG AGGGTCATGATGAACCTCGTGATGACATGGATGGAAAAA AAGAGTCAAAGCTGACGAGTGAGATTCTGACCACTGTGACGGTTCTGCACTTAATGTTCAGCTTTGGTCTGGTTGTCAAAATAAGGAAGCTTCAGACAG ctaaagaggaaCATCAGAATTTGCGACAGCGTGAG AATGTGGACTCTGAGTACCTGATGAGACTGTATTCACCAACAATAAGAAACAGGAGGCctgcatcagagagagaagtggagacTCATGTTATTTACACTGCCAGCAGAGAGACTCAGAGTGGAACTGATGCTTTATCTTATTATCATAGTTTCTCTTTGACTGGTGTTTGA
- the LOC108896025 gene encoding uncharacterized protein LOC108896025 isoform X1 produces the protein MNTMKTFTFITALILCSLSWISVSVSETQTVESQPGLHVTLLCSNISTYPTTTTWSRVVNRTEAGCVSSMYGSNSNASYCDGFQRGKFEMTSNMSIVFLNINQVDFYDAGLYLCGFYIDGQTVFRVINLRVQEGHDEPRDDMDGKKESKLTSEILTTVTVLHLMFSFGLVVKIRKLQTAAKEEHQNLRQRENVDSEYLMRLYSPTIRNRRPASEREVETHVIYTASRETQSGTDALSYYHSFSLTGV, from the exons ATGAACACAATGAAGACCTTTACTTTCATAACAGCTTTAattctctgcagcctca gctggatctctgtctcagtgtctgagacTCAGACCGTGGAGAGCCAGCCTGGTCTCCatgtcacactgctgtgctcCAACATTTCTACGTATCCAACGACGACGACCTGGTCAAGAGTGGTCAACAGAACCGAGGCTGGCTGCGTCTCCTCTATGTACGGCTCGAATAGCAATGCTTCATACTGCGATGGATTTCAAAGAGGAAAATTTGAAATGACATCAAATATGTCCATTGTCTTTCTCAACATCAACCAAGTGGACTTCTACGACGCGGGGCTGTACCTCTGTGGATTCTACATTGACGGACAGACAGTTTTCAGAGTGATCAATTTAAGAGTTCAAG AGGGTCATGATGAACCTCGTGATGACATGGATGGAAAAA AAGAGTCAAAGCTGACGAGTGAGATTCTGACCACTGTGACGGTTCTGCACTTAATGTTCAGCTTTGGTCTGGTTGTCAAAATAAGGAAGCTTCAGACAG cagctaaagaggaaCATCAGAATTTGCGACAGCGTGAG AATGTGGACTCTGAGTACCTGATGAGACTGTATTCACCAACAATAAGAAACAGGAGGCctgcatcagagagagaagtggagacTCATGTTATTTACACTGCCAGCAGAGAGACTCAGAGTGGAACTGATGCTTTATCTTATTATCATAGTTTCTCTTTGACTGGTGTTTGA
- the LOC108896024 gene encoding uncharacterized protein LOC108896024 isoform X2 yields MMNFTMRTALLLCSLSWISVSVSESQTVKAQSGQEVKLLCPKTIKDPAVTFWLRVVNRINMSCISVMSGSDSKAEYCDGYEAGNFQMRSNSSTVYLKIKQVNVSDSGQYFCGFYTNGRVTFTESQYLNLTSSNDEPHDVKDSKCKEESGVIKLTTVILGALSVLLVMVIIGLVLQNRKLQTADKEEQNPQQSETRVSDDVNYAAVTFQTKTKRRELETNVVYAATR; encoded by the exons gctggatctctgtctcagtgtctgagtctCAGACTGTGAAGGCTCAGTCTGGTCAAGAAGTCAAACTGCTGTGCCCAAAGACAATCAAAGATCCAGCTGTGACTTTCTGGCTCAGAGTGGTCAACAGGATCAATATGAGCTGTATCTCAGTTATGTCCGGGTCTGACAGTAAAGCTGAATACTGCGATGGATATGAAGCTGGAAATTTTCAAATGAGATCCAACAGCTCTACTGTCTATCTCAAAATCAAACAAGTGAATGTATCTGACTCTGGAcagtatttctgtggattttacaCAAATGGACGTGTAACTTTCACTGAGTCTCAGTATTTAAATCTTACCTCCA GCAATGATGAGCCACATGATGTCAAGGACAGCAAATGTAAAG AAGAGAGTGGTGTGATAAAGCTGACAACTGTGATCCTGGGTGCTCTGAGTGTTCTCCTTGTAATGGTCATCATTGGTCTGGTTCTTCAAAACAGGAAACTTCAGACAG CTGATAAAGAAGAACAGAATCCACAGCAAAGTGAG ACTCGTGTCTCTGATGATGTGAACTACGCAGCTGtgacttttcaaacaaaaaccaagagaagagagctggagacaaatgttgtttatgcTGCCACCAGATAG